Within Streptomyces sp. SS1-1, the genomic segment GTGCGGGAGTTCCGCGGCGAGCGCCGCGAGCGGCACCACGACGCCCAGCGTGAGCAGCGAGTACTTCCACATGTGCCGGTCCAGGGCCCGGCGGGTGAGCAGATCGCTGGTCATGTCGGTCTCCACGGCGGCCGGCTCGCCGTGGTAGGTCCTCGCCGCCCACATGGAGGGGTGGTCGCCGGGGCCGTCCGCGTCGTACCACGTGACGGACCCGCCGCTCGTGTCCTGGCCGCCGCGCAGCCGGTGCAGCAGTTCGCCGGGGAGTTCCCCGGGAGCGGTGCGGAGGCCGTCCGGTGGGGTGCCGTCGCGCTCGTAGTCGTCCAGGGCCCGGTCCAGTGCCGCCACGGCCTTGGCGCCGCCGTCGTTCATGGACCGGTCGAGGGTGCTGGTGTGCACCAGCCGGCCGACGGTCAGCGCGACGGCGCAGCAGCAGACGGCGACGAGCAGGGCGATCTTCCAGCGCAGCGAACGCCAGTTGCGCAGGTCACGGAGGACGTCCATGTCAGCGCCGCAGCTTGTAGCCGAAGCCGCGTACGGTCTCCACGCGCTCGGCTCCGATCTTCCTGCGCAGCCGCTGCACGCACAGGTCGACGACCCGGCTGTCGCCGTCCCAGCCGTAGTCCCACACGGTCCGCAGCAGGGTCTGCCGGTCGAGCACGATGCCGGGATTGGCGGCGAACTCCAGCAGCAGCCGCAGTTCCGTGGGGGCCAGCGCGACGGCACGCCCCGCCACGGAGACCTCGAGACCCGCGGTGTCGATGACGAGGTCGCCGAAGACGAGCCGGGTGCCGGGCTCGGGGAGCGAGGGTTCCGTGCCTGCGGGGGCGGCACGGGGTCCGTCGGGGGTGGGGGCGTAGACCGCCCGCCGCAGGAGGGAGCGGATACGGGCCACCAGGACGGCGGTGTCGACGGGCTTGACCACGTAGTCGTCGGCGCCCGCCTCCAGGCCGGAGACGATGTCCAGGGCGTCGCCGCGCGCGGACATCATGAGGATCGGGTCCATGCTGGTCTCCCTGATCCGGCGGCACAGCCCGATGCCGTCGAGGCCGGGCAGCATCACGTCGAGCAGCAGCAGGTCGTGGCGGCCCTCCCGGAACAGCTCCAGGCCGGTCAGACCGTCGGCGGCGCCGGTGACGCGGTAGCCGTAGCGCTCCAGCGCCAGGGTGAGAGATCTGCGGATCACGTCGTCGTCCTCGACCAGCAGGATCGACACGGGTGCCGGGGTGTCCCCGTCAGCCATGGGGCCCGACCTTCCTTCTTGCGTGCCGTGCACCGTCCGCATCAGCCGCGGCGGCCTGTCGTTCGACTGCGCATTATGTCCGCCGAACCCATCCATCGTGTATCGGTCTCGGCTCGGCCGGGTATCGGCCGGGGCCTCGGGGGGTGTGTCACCGCCTCGCCGGAGGCCTGTCGGGGCGGTGTCGGGGCGGTGTCGGAGCTGTCGGCTCACTGTCGGTGACCCGTCGGCGGCGGTCGGCACGGTGGGAGCGAAGGCCGGCCGGATCTCGCCGGGCGGCTCGCTGACGAAGGAGAGCCCCATCATGCAGACCCCCGTCACGATCATCGGAGCCGGACTCGGCGGCCTCACGCTCGCCCGTGTCCTGCACCTCCACGCCATACCCGTCGCGGTGTACGAGGCCGAGTCCTCCCCCACGGCCCGCGCGCAGGGCGGACTGCTCGACATCCACGACTACAACGGACAACTCGCTCTGGAAGCAGCCGAGTTGATGGAGAAGTTCGGTCCCCTCGTCCTGGCGGGCCGGCAGGCGACGCGGGTGCTCGACACCGACGGGAAGGTCGTGTTCGAAGTGGCCGACGACGGTACGGGCGGGCGTCCCGAGGTGCAGCGCGGCGACCTGCGGCAGTTGCTGCTCGACTCCCTGCCCGAGGGGACCGTGCGCTGGGGGCACAAGGTCACCGGTGTCCGCCCGCTCGGTGCGGGCCGCCACGAGGTGGCGTTCGCGGGCGGCGGCACGGTCGTCACCGGCCTGCTGGTCGGCGCGGACGGGGCCTGGTCGCGCGTACGGCCGGTGCTGTCGGCCGCCGAGCCCGAGTACCTCGGCAAGACGGTGGTGGAGACGTACCTGTTCGACGCCGACACCCGCCATCCCGCCGCGGCGAAGGCGGTCGGTGGCGGCATGCTGATCGCGCTGTCGCCGGGCAGGGAGATCTTCGCCCACCGGGAGAAGGGCGACACGCTGCATGCCTATGTGGGCCTCTCGGAACCGCGGGACTGGTTCGCGGCGATCGACGTCTCCGACCCGGCGGCGGCCCTCGCCCGCATCGCCCGGGAGTTCACCGGCTGGGCGCCCGAACTGACCGCCCTGATCACGGAAAGCGACACCGCGCCGGTGCTGCGTCCGCTGTACGCCCTGCCGACGGGGCACCGGTGGGACCGGGTGCCGGGGGTGACCCTCCTCGGCGACGCCGCCCATCTCGCGGCCCCCAACGGCGAGGGCGCCAACCTGGCCATGCTGGACGGCGCCGAACTGGGCCAGGCGCTCGCCGCGCACCCCGAGGACGTGGAGGGGGCGCTGACCGTGTACGAGGAGGCCATGTTCGCCCGCGCCGCGGAGACGGAGGAGGACGCCATGCCCGACATCGACTCCCCGGACAACACGGCACATGGCCTGGTCGCCTTGTTCCACCAGGCCCAGGAAGGCGCCCAGGGCACGCGATGAGGGGTCGACGCTGCACGCCGGAGGGTAGAACGTCCGGCGTGCAGCGTCGGCACCGCACCTCATGCCGGAAGGAAGTCCGGTCACCACGGGGGACGTTGCCGGGGCGCAACGACACCCGGTTCGAGCGTCACCAATACGATGACGCACTGCAGTTCTGAGTGAGGGGGAAGCGGTTCGTGGAAAGGTTCGAGACGGCGAGCCTGGCGCTCATGCCCGGCCAGAAGGTGCAGGCCAGGGTGCTCAGTCATCACCCATGGGGTGTGCTCGTCGAGATCGTTGGTTACGAGAACGCAGGTCTGTCGGCCTCTGTCGACATGATCCAGCAGTTCTCCCGGACGACGAGCAGCCATGACGAACTGCTCGCTCTCTTTCCACCCGTCGGTTCCCGGATCGACGCGGTCATCGAGCAGATCACCCGCTGGCATCCGCCGGTATCGGTGCGGCTGTCCATCCGGCCCGCCGACCTTGAGTCGCTGGTCTGGAGCTGCGACTTCTGTGGTGAACCGATCAAGTTGGGCCCAGGTGGAGACGCCCTCGTCCTGGACTCGCGCAGCATCGACGGTCCAGGAAGCCACACCATCATCTCGCACCGGCACTGCCTGGCCGAGCGCATCCGTCCGGAGAACGGTGGAGAGCGGGCGCGAGCGTTGCGGATCGGGAAGATGTGCTGAAGTCGGGAGGCCCGCGCCTACCGGAATGGAGGAGCCAGGCATGTCATCCGCCGCGACCCAAACAATGGCTCGGTTCAGAGAAGTACCCACGCCGCCCGGCGACGCAATCTGGCAAGGCAGCCTCCGAACGTGTGGGCGTCGGTGCGAGGATGTGCCGATGGCGAGCGACGACAGCGAGAGCGTCCAGTACGTGCGGTTCCAATCGCCGCACCGCAACGGCCGAGGTCACTTCACCGGGCTCTTCGGGCTCGTGAACAACCTGGCGCGGGAGGGCAGGCTGTCGGAGGAGCAGGAGGACTTCCGGCGCCGTAACAACCGTTGGTACGACGCCGCGTACACCGACCCCTCGACCGTCGACCCCGGCGTCTACGACGACGCCGTGAACCCTGGCGCCGCCGCGTGGTTCAAGCCGTCGGCCACGCATCTCCTCGCCCGGGTGCCGGGGTACCTGGAGATCCTGGCCGCGCACGGCGTCGAGTGCCGGTTGCTGCGCTCGGCCGATCCTGGGCGCGTCGTCTACGAGGACGACGTGCAGATCGTCGTCGTGCCGTACGCGCGGCACCCGCGGGACGGCGCCGCCCGGAGTTGAGCCGCGGCACCGCTCAGTCGAGCGCGTGCGCGCGGCAGGTCCGCAGGATCTCGTCGGACAGTTCGGGCTCGACGTCGCGTACGGCGCGGGCCAGCACCATCGCGCCGACCAGCCGGCTGAGCAGCAGCACCGCCTGTTCGCGGGCCTCCGGCGAACCCGGCTCGCCGTCGTGCTCCCGGGCGAGTTCGGCGGCGAAGCCGGTCAAGTAGCCCTCCACGCCCGCCGCGTACGAGCGCTGGATGGTCTCGTCGTGGCGTCCGGCGTCGATCACGAGGGAGGCGGACGGGCAGCCGCCGTCCGGGGCGTCGCGGTGCTCGGCCGACAGGTAGTCGTCCACCACCCGTCGCAGCGGTGACCCGGCGGGAGCGTCCCCGTCCTCGATGGCCTGAGCGAGCACGCCCAGGGAGGCCGTGAACGAGGCGTTGCAGACCTCGGCGGCCAGGTCGTCCTTGGACGCGAAGTGGTTGTAGAAGCCGCCGTGCGTCAGGCCGGCCTCCTTCATCAGGTCGGCGATGCCGACGGCGTCGATGCCCTGCGCGCGGAACATGCGCCCGGCCGCGTCCACGATGTTCCGCCGGTTCCTGGCCTTCTCTTCCTTGGTGATCCGCGGCATGTCCGCCCTCCCTCGCTCACCGGCCCGTGTTTGACGTTTTCAAGGTTACCTCTCATCATTATTTTAATGATGCTCGTCATCAAAACGGTTCGGAGGAGCCATGCGCACCGTCGTGCACACCCGCCAGGGGAACCCCGCAGACGTACTGACACTGAGGGAGGACCCCGATCCGCCGCCCCGTCCCGGCACCGGACAGGTCCTCGTCCGGCTGCTGGTCCGGCCCGTCCATCCGGGTGACCTGGCCGGCGTCGAGGGCATGCCGGGCCTCGCGGAACAGCGGCTGGGAGAGGTCCGGACGCCCGGCGTGGAGGGCATGGGCGTCGTCGAGAGCGTCGGGCCGGACGTGCGGGGGCTGCGGCCCGGTCAGCGCGTCGCGGTCTTCCCGGCGCCGGGCACCTGGGCCGACTTCGTCGTCGTCGCGGCCGAGCGTGCCGTGCCCGTGCCGGACGGCGTCGATGACGAGACGGCGGCCCTGCTGCTGGTCAACCCGCTGACGCTGCGCATGCTGTACCGGGCGCTGGAGAACGCCCTGGGCGAGCAGGACAAGGGGCCCGTCCTCCAGACGGCCGCCGGTTCGTCCATCGGGCGGCTCGTCAGCGCGGCCGCCGTCCGGCACGGTCTGCCGCTGGTCAACCTCGTCCGCAGCGCGTCCGGCGCGCAGCGGATGCGGGAGGCGTATCCCACGCTGCCGGTCGTCACGACCAGCGACGGCGACTGGCGGGAGCAGGTCCGGCGCCACACCGGCGGCCGCCCTCTCCAGGCGGTTCTCGACTGCGTCGGCAACCCCCTGACCCAGGACCTCGTCACGCTGCTCGCCGACGGCGGCACCCTGATCACGTACGGACGGCTCGGTTCCGGCACAACGGCCCTGGAGGAGCTGCCCGTCGTCCAGCGGGGACTGACGGTCCAGGGCGTGACGGTGTGGCACTGGACGCGCCGCGGCCCGGAGGAGCGTGCCCAGGACGTCGCCTTCGCGCTGGACCTCGCGCGGAACACGCCGGAGCTGTTCGAGGTGGCGGCCCGCTACGACCTCGCGGACGTCGAGGCGGCCGTCGAACACGTCCGTCGGCCGGGGAAGAGCGGGACCGTCCTGCTCACCTCGCCGCGATCGACCGGCGCCGGGCAGGAGGCCGTCCGGTGAGGATCGGCATGCTCGGAGCCGGGACCATCGCCCAGGCCGTCGCGCGGCACGCGATCCGGCACGGTCACGAGGTCGTGCTCAGCAACAGCCGGGGGCCGGACTCCCTGGCCCCTCTGGTCGCGGATCTCGGCCCGCTCGCGTCGGCCGCGACGCCCGAGGAGGCCGCCGCCGCGGATCTCGTCGTCCTCGCCGTCGGCTGGACGCGTGTCCCGGACGTCGCCGCCCGGCTCCCCCACCTGGACGGGACCGTCGTCATCGACGCCACCAACCAGTTCGAGTCCCTTCCACCGCACGCACGGATCGCCGACCTCGGCGACCTCACGGGGAGCGAGTACGTGGCCTCCCTGCTGCCCGGCGCACGCGTGGTCAAGGCCTTCAACTCCCTGTTCGCGCGGTACATCGCGCCCGACCCGCGCCATGAGGCCGGGCGGCAGGTGCTGTTCCTCGCCGGTGACGACGCGGACGCGAAGAACACCGTGATCGGCCTGACCTCCGCGTTCGGGTTCGCGCCGGTCGACCTCGGAAGCCTGCGCGAGGGAGGACGTCTCATGCAGCTCGGCGGCCCCCTCTCCGGCCTCCACGTCCTCAAGCAGGACTGAACCCGCTCCCCCGCTGACCCACACGTCCTCCCCGCGTCCGCGAGGAGGACATCAGCCCAGCCTCGACCTCACGAAAGAGACGTTCATGTCCGACCAGACCTCGGCACCCGGCACCCAGCCCCTCCTGCGTCCCGTCCAGTTGGGCGCGCTCGAACTGCCCAACCGGGTCGTCATGGCGCCCATGACACGCGCCCGCGCCACGAACGCCGCACTGGCCCCGACCGAACTGCACGCCACGTACTACGCGCAGCGGGCCGGCGCCGGCCTGCTCGTCAGCGAGGGGACCTGGGTCAACCGGGAGGCGATCGGCTACATCCACGTCCCCGGCATCTACACCGACGAACAGACCGACGGCTGGGCGAGGGTCACGGAGTCCGTACACGCGGCGGGAGGCAGGATCGTCTCCCAGATCGGGCATCTCGGTGCCGCCTCGCACCCCGACCACCAGGGCGGCCGCCTTCCCGTCGGCCCGTCGGCGGTCAACCCGCAGGAGATGTCCTTCACCGCCGAAGGGCCGAAGGACACCGTCACGCCGCGCGCCCTGACCGGCGCGGAGATCGCGGCCACCGTCCGCGACTACCGGAAGGCCGCCGCCAACGCCCTGCGCGCCGGGTTCGACGGCCTGGAGATCCACGCCCAGGGCTCCCACCTCATCGCCCAGTTCCTCAACCCCCGCCTCAACCAGCGCACCGACGCCTACGGCGGCACCAGCGAGAAGCGGGCCCAGCTCCTCCTCGACATCGTGGAGGCCGTGAGCGAGGTGTGGGGCGGCGAGCGCGTCGCCGTCAAGCTGTCCCCGTACTGGAACACCGGGCCCGCGTTCACCGCGGACGCCGAGGCACTGGCCGACTACGACCTGCTGCTCAAGCGCCTCGGCGACAGCGACCTGGCCTATCTCCACCTCGTCGGTCCGGCGCCCGGCACGCACACCGACGACACGTTCACCGCGTTCTCCCGCTTCCGCGGCCACTACCGGGGCGCCGTCGTCGCCAACCTCGGCTTCACGCAGGCGACGGCGAACGAGCTGCTCGAACGGCGGCTGGCGGACGCGGTGTCCTTCGGTGAGCCCTTCATCGCCAACCCGGACCTCGTCGACCGCTTCGCGCACGGCCACCCGCTCGCCGACGGCGACCGCGACACGTACTACGGCGGTGGAGCGGAGGGTTACACGGACTACCCCACGGCGGCCCGTTCCTAGACGGGGCACACGCCCGTTCGAGTGAGGGGGCGAGGGAAGGCGGGGCTCCGAGGCAATGAAGTCGGCGTTCTGGGCACCCGCCTTCCCATGACGTGACGCAAGGCCGTGTCGACGGGACAGAGGAGTGGCGTGCGGATGAGCAGCCTCACGGGATGGGAACAGGCGCTGGAACGGGTCGGCGGGCGGCTGTGGGAGCGGTGGTTCCCCAAGGAGCCGGTCGAACTGGTCGACGCGCTGCGGCGCGAGTGCGACCGTCAGGCGGTGGTGTGCAGCGAGAACCGGGTCGTGGTCCCCAACGCCTACGACGTGGAGCTCGCCGAGCACGTCCACGCCGAACTCGGCGGCCACGGCGCCCGGGTGGGTCAGGTCCTCACCGACAAGCTGGCGCAGTACGGCGCACGCCGCGGCTACGAGTGGGCGGGACCCCTGGCCGTGCACGTGACCACGTCCCGTGACGTCCCCAACGACCGCTACCGGGTGACGAGCAAGGCGATGGCCCATGTGAGCGCGGTCGGCTTCCCCTCCGTCAGCGGCCTGACGCACTCCTCGAGCGCCGTGGAGGTGTGACGAGCGCCGTCTCGTCCGGGGCCCGCCGCCCCTCCTGACCTCGTCTGGCCTCGTCGCCGGGCGGCCGCGCGCGGTGCGTATGCTCCCGGGCATGCGATTCTTCCGGCGTGGCCGAAGTGACGACGAGCGTATGAAGGGAACGCCGGTCGCCGAAGCCAAGGCGCTCTACGAGGCCGGGCGTTACGCCGAGGCGGAGGCCGAGGCGCGTGCCGTGGCCGGGTCCCGGCCGCGTGAGGACGAGTACACGGCCGTGGCGCTGAACATCGCCGCCCTCGCGGCGGGCGCCCAGGGCCGGCACGCCGAGGCGGTCGACACGTACGACGAGGCGCTGCCCGTCTTCACCGGGCTGTTCGGTGCCGATCACTTCCTGACGCTCAAACTGCGCTCGGACCGCGCCCAGCAGATGGTGTCGCTCGACCGGCACTCCGAGTCCGCCGCGGAGTGCGCGGCGGTCGCCGATGCGGCGGCGCGCGGCACCGGGCCCGAGATGGCCTTCCTCGCGTCGGCCGCCCGCAACGGGCTGGTCTTCGCGCTCAACGCGCAGGGCCGTCACAAGGAGGCCGAGGCGCACGCCCGCGAGGCCCTGGCCGCCCATGCCGCGCGGGACCGGGCCGCCCTGGTCCTGAGGCTCGGGCTGGCGCGCAGCCTCAACGGGCAGGCCCGCCACGACGAGGCCCTCGCCGTGGCCGAGAGCGCCGACGAGCTGTATCGCGCGCTTCCCTCGGACCTCCGCCGGCCGGACACGGGCGCCGTCGAACTCGTCCTCGGCAACGCCCTGTTGGGGCTGGGGCGCACCTCGGACGCCCGTCACCGCGCCGCGGTCGCGCACGACGCCTGTCTGGCGTCATTCGGTCCGGAGCACCGCCGTACCGTCGAGGCCGCCACACTGCTGGAGCGCATCGACGGCGTCCAGCCGTAGCGCGCGGCGCCGCCGGCCCCTCACCCCACGACCGGGCGCGGCGGCACCCCCGTATTTCCCTCCTGTGGGCGCCATGGCGCCCCCTGCGCGCGTGTCGGATTGCCCGGCGCGTCGAAAGCACCCACCGTCAGGAGAAGAATCCGGCAAAAGGGATACGACACCAGGAAGCAGGACGCGCGCATGCCCGGCAGTGAGAGCGAGAACCCGGCAATCCCCTCCCCCTCCCCGAAGCCCACCCCGCGGCCCCGGACGAACCGGGACTGGTGGCCGAACCA encodes:
- the cseB gene encoding two-component system response regulator CseB; this translates as MADGDTPAPVSILLVEDDDVIRRSLTLALERYGYRVTGAADGLTGLELFREGRHDLLLLDVMLPGLDGIGLCRRIRETSMDPILMMSARGDALDIVSGLEAGADDYVVKPVDTAVLVARIRSLLRRAVYAPTPDGPRAAPAGTEPSLPEPGTRLVFGDLVIDTAGLEVSVAGRAVALAPTELRLLLEFAANPGIVLDRQTLLRTVWDYGWDGDSRVVDLCVQRLRRKIGAERVETVRGFGYKLRR
- a CDS encoding FAD-dependent oxidoreductase; the encoded protein is MQTPVTIIGAGLGGLTLARVLHLHAIPVAVYEAESSPTARAQGGLLDIHDYNGQLALEAAELMEKFGPLVLAGRQATRVLDTDGKVVFEVADDGTGGRPEVQRGDLRQLLLDSLPEGTVRWGHKVTGVRPLGAGRHEVAFAGGGTVVTGLLVGADGAWSRVRPVLSAAEPEYLGKTVVETYLFDADTRHPAAAKAVGGGMLIALSPGREIFAHREKGDTLHAYVGLSEPRDWFAAIDVSDPAAALARIAREFTGWAPELTALITESDTAPVLRPLYALPTGHRWDRVPGVTLLGDAAHLAAPNGEGANLAMLDGAELGQALAAHPEDVEGALTVYEEAMFARAAETEEDAMPDIDSPDNTAHGLVALFHQAQEGAQGTR
- a CDS encoding TetR/AcrR family transcriptional regulator, encoding MPRITKEEKARNRRNIVDAAGRMFRAQGIDAVGIADLMKEAGLTHGGFYNHFASKDDLAAEVCNASFTASLGVLAQAIEDGDAPAGSPLRRVVDDYLSAEHRDAPDGGCPSASLVIDAGRHDETIQRSYAAGVEGYLTGFAAELAREHDGEPGSPEAREQAVLLLSRLVGAMVLARAVRDVEPELSDEILRTCRAHALD
- a CDS encoding zinc-binding dehydrogenase produces the protein MRTVVHTRQGNPADVLTLREDPDPPPRPGTGQVLVRLLVRPVHPGDLAGVEGMPGLAEQRLGEVRTPGVEGMGVVESVGPDVRGLRPGQRVAVFPAPGTWADFVVVAAERAVPVPDGVDDETAALLLVNPLTLRMLYRALENALGEQDKGPVLQTAAGSSIGRLVSAAAVRHGLPLVNLVRSASGAQRMREAYPTLPVVTTSDGDWREQVRRHTGGRPLQAVLDCVGNPLTQDLVTLLADGGTLITYGRLGSGTTALEELPVVQRGLTVQGVTVWHWTRRGPEERAQDVAFALDLARNTPELFEVAARYDLADVEAAVEHVRRPGKSGTVLLTSPRSTGAGQEAVR
- a CDS encoding NADPH-dependent F420 reductase; translation: MRIGMLGAGTIAQAVARHAIRHGHEVVLSNSRGPDSLAPLVADLGPLASAATPEEAAAADLVVLAVGWTRVPDVAARLPHLDGTVVIDATNQFESLPPHARIADLGDLTGSEYVASLLPGARVVKAFNSLFARYIAPDPRHEAGRQVLFLAGDDADAKNTVIGLTSAFGFAPVDLGSLREGGRLMQLGGPLSGLHVLKQD
- a CDS encoding alkene reductase yields the protein MSDQTSAPGTQPLLRPVQLGALELPNRVVMAPMTRARATNAALAPTELHATYYAQRAGAGLLVSEGTWVNREAIGYIHVPGIYTDEQTDGWARVTESVHAAGGRIVSQIGHLGAASHPDHQGGRLPVGPSAVNPQEMSFTAEGPKDTVTPRALTGAEIAATVRDYRKAAANALRAGFDGLEIHAQGSHLIAQFLNPRLNQRTDAYGGTSEKRAQLLLDIVEAVSEVWGGERVAVKLSPYWNTGPAFTADAEALADYDLLLKRLGDSDLAYLHLVGPAPGTHTDDTFTAFSRFRGHYRGAVVANLGFTQATANELLERRLADAVSFGEPFIANPDLVDRFAHGHPLADGDRDTYYGGGAEGYTDYPTAARS
- a CDS encoding DUF3662 domain-containing protein, which encodes MSSLTGWEQALERVGGRLWERWFPKEPVELVDALRRECDRQAVVCSENRVVVPNAYDVELAEHVHAELGGHGARVGQVLTDKLAQYGARRGYEWAGPLAVHVTTSRDVPNDRYRVTSKAMAHVSAVGFPSVSGLTHSSSAVEV
- a CDS encoding tetratricopeptide repeat protein; this translates as MKGTPVAEAKALYEAGRYAEAEAEARAVAGSRPREDEYTAVALNIAALAAGAQGRHAEAVDTYDEALPVFTGLFGADHFLTLKLRSDRAQQMVSLDRHSESAAECAAVADAAARGTGPEMAFLASAARNGLVFALNAQGRHKEAEAHAREALAAHAARDRAALVLRLGLARSLNGQARHDEALAVAESADELYRALPSDLRRPDTGAVELVLGNALLGLGRTSDARHRAAVAHDACLASFGPEHRRTVEAATLLERIDGVQP